A stretch of the Rosa rugosa chromosome 5, drRosRugo1.1, whole genome shotgun sequence genome encodes the following:
- the LOC133713053 gene encoding uncharacterized protein LOC133713053 isoform X4 — protein MMKTTALLEKNPLPPGAKAKSKARQHAKSKRKEKLKKEEKSNTSSSEETGDTSFYDSESKFFMSENYLAAMNKERLLGLGPDQEMYPLPVTVQECIAFFDIDVEEYEFMADRVRKDCSLISYIEDRQSRNTNTNTNSNLTGDRRFDLADDS, from the exons ATGATGAAGACTACTGCTCTGCTCGAAAAGAACCCCCTTCCTCCCGGTGCGAAAGCGAAGAGCAAAGCCCGCCAGCACGCGAAATCGAAGAGAAAGGAGAAATTGAAAAAGGAGGAGAAATCGAACACGTCCTCGTCCGAGGAAACTGGTGATACTAGTTTTTATGATTCAGAATCGAAATTCTTTATGTCCGAGAATTATTTGGCTGCTATGAACAAAGAGCGCCTTCTGGGGCTTGGGCCTGATCAAGAAATGTATCCTCTTCCGGTGACTGTACAAGAATGTATTGCCTTTTTTGATATAGATGTTGAGGAATATGAGTTTATGGCAGATAGAGTGCGTAAGGATTGCTCCCTTATTTCTTACATAGAAG ATCGCCAAAGTcgcaacaccaacaccaacaccaactcCAACTTAACAG gtgatcgacggtttgatttggcggacgattcgtga
- the LOC133713053 gene encoding uncharacterized protein LOC133713053 isoform X2: protein MMKTTALLEKNPLPPGAKAKSKARQHAKSKRKEKLKKEEKSNTSSSEETGDTSFYDSESKFFMSENYLAAMNKERLLGLGPDQEMYPLPVTVQECIAFFDIDVEEYEFMADRVRKDCSLISYIEDRQSRNTNTNTNSNLTAGNPTGQENQEGDRAV from the exons ATGATGAAGACTACTGCTCTGCTCGAAAAGAACCCCCTTCCTCCCGGTGCGAAAGCGAAGAGCAAAGCCCGCCAGCACGCGAAATCGAAGAGAAAGGAGAAATTGAAAAAGGAGGAGAAATCGAACACGTCCTCGTCCGAGGAAACTGGTGATACTAGTTTTTATGATTCAGAATCGAAATTCTTTATGTCCGAGAATTATTTGGCTGCTATGAACAAAGAGCGCCTTCTGGGGCTTGGGCCTGATCAAGAAATGTATCCTCTTCCGGTGACTGTACAAGAATGTATTGCCTTTTTTGATATAGATGTTGAGGAATATGAGTTTATGGCAGATAGAGTGCGTAAGGATTGCTCCCTTATTTCTTACATAGAAG ATCGCCAAAGTcgcaacaccaacaccaacaccaactcCAACTTAACAG cgggtaatcctacaggacaggagaatcaggaaggtgatcgagctgtgtag
- the LOC133713053 gene encoding uncharacterized protein LOC133713053 isoform X1, protein MMKTTALLEKNPLPPGAKAKSKARQHAKSKRKEKLKKEEKSNTSSSEETGDTSFYDSESKFFMSENYLAAMNKERLLGLGPDQEMYPLPVTVQECIAFFDIDVEEYEFMADRVRKDCSLISYIEDRQSRNTNTNTNSNLTASTLVGKSTDSGVCLSDNL, encoded by the exons ATGATGAAGACTACTGCTCTGCTCGAAAAGAACCCCCTTCCTCCCGGTGCGAAAGCGAAGAGCAAAGCCCGCCAGCACGCGAAATCGAAGAGAAAGGAGAAATTGAAAAAGGAGGAGAAATCGAACACGTCCTCGTCCGAGGAAACTGGTGATACTAGTTTTTATGATTCAGAATCGAAATTCTTTATGTCCGAGAATTATTTGGCTGCTATGAACAAAGAGCGCCTTCTGGGGCTTGGGCCTGATCAAGAAATGTATCCTCTTCCGGTGACTGTACAAGAATGTATTGCCTTTTTTGATATAGATGTTGAGGAATATGAGTTTATGGCAGATAGAGTGCGTAAGGATTGCTCCCTTATTTCTTACATAGAAG ATCGCCAAAGTcgcaacaccaacaccaacaccaactcCAACTTAACAG CTTCAACCCTGGTTGGAAAGTCTACTGACAGTGGTGTTTGCTTGAGTGACAATCTATAA
- the LOC133713053 gene encoding uncharacterized protein LOC133713053 isoform X3: MMKTTALLEKNPLPPGAKAKSKARQHAKSKRKEKLKKEEKSNTSSSEETGDTSFYDSESKFFMSENYLAAMNKERLLGLGPDQEMYPLPVTVQECIAFFDIDVEEYEFMADRVRKDCSLISYIEDRQSRNTNTNTNSNLTENCFWPLLCLLWLND, translated from the exons ATGATGAAGACTACTGCTCTGCTCGAAAAGAACCCCCTTCCTCCCGGTGCGAAAGCGAAGAGCAAAGCCCGCCAGCACGCGAAATCGAAGAGAAAGGAGAAATTGAAAAAGGAGGAGAAATCGAACACGTCCTCGTCCGAGGAAACTGGTGATACTAGTTTTTATGATTCAGAATCGAAATTCTTTATGTCCGAGAATTATTTGGCTGCTATGAACAAAGAGCGCCTTCTGGGGCTTGGGCCTGATCAAGAAATGTATCCTCTTCCGGTGACTGTACAAGAATGTATTGCCTTTTTTGATATAGATGTTGAGGAATATGAGTTTATGGCAGATAGAGTGCGTAAGGATTGCTCCCTTATTTCTTACATAGAAG ATCGCCAAAGTcgcaacaccaacaccaacaccaactcCAACTTAACAG AAAACTGCTTTTGGCCTCTACTTTGTCTGTTGTGGTTAAATGACTAA